A single region of the Diadema setosum chromosome 14, eeDiaSeto1, whole genome shotgun sequence genome encodes:
- the LOC140237480 gene encoding uncharacterized protein: protein MRSTTNTLGTGLLSGKQSRDIIMNPTQNLMNALKSNSFSRIRSAIRMPCVDFNHRETEADCRTPLMRVCDMAEISANARRDLAKLLLAKQVDVNAQDKHGLTALAIACKAGDVGMVRQLADDADIDPNLADQDGDTPLLHATRSNSADVVNALIVCFKRFGLKVDEQNKDGVTPLMEAARLGNAEICRALVQEGQADVNIRDSSAHSTAWDYAVESGRCSTPELLLLSPVAQRKVKARQQREACGQKVLRDIIEDTNMRRPRSEWIKPTNMSVAAKYEAVPLPTECALQANSMVFQVGKNLQRLAEDVEGEMREEAEMEEERRRAPIRRRYSLPSARHCVYGSASSKLHRGANFYNMTASGSPRLARGRGKPEWLKLPPVPETSCLSRSPSPNERQSENTPTTAMSPPQSPKSSPVPSPRLPKKSPSRVFSMKAMGDLRPSTCQTQTRRVSHEPAIASGSHKRPSLRISHTWEGRPSSTVPSYLFR, encoded by the exons ATGCGATCGACGACAAATACCCTGGGTACTGGTCTCCTCAGCGGCAAACAGTCACGAGACATCATCATGAACCCGACACAGAACTTGATGAACGCGCTCAAGTCGAACAGCTTCTCCCGTATCCGCTCCGCCATCAGGATGCCGTGCGTGGACTTCAACCACCGGGAGACCGAGGCGGACTGCCGCACGCCGCTCATGAGGGTCTGCGACATGGCCGAGATCTCCGCCAACGCTCGCCGCGATCTAGCCAAACTGCTGCTCGCCAAGCAGGTGGACGTCAACGCACAGGACAAGCACGGGCTAACCGCCCTGGCCATCGCCTGCAAGGCCGGCGACGTCGGAATGGTTCGCCAGCTGGCAGACGATGCCGACATCGACCCCAACCTCGCCGATCAGGATGGCGATACCCCACTCCTCCACGCCACTCGGAGTAATTCCGCTGACGTCGTAAACGCTCTCATCGTGTGCTTCAAGAGATTTGGACTGAAAGTCGACGAGCAAAACAAAGATG GTGTTACACCGTTGATGGAGGCTGCTCGCCTAGGAAACGCCGAGATCTGTCGGGCCCTGGTTCAGGAAGGTCAAGCCGATGTCAACATCCGTGACTCCTCAGCGCATAGCACTGCTTGGGACTACGCCGTCGAGAGCGGGCGCTGTTCCACGCCGGAGCTGCTCCTTCTCTCGCCTGTAGCACAGCGAAAGGTGAAAGCCCGTCAACAACGTGAAGCCTGTGGCCAGAAGGTTCTCAGAGACATTATTGAGGACACCAACATGCGTCGCCCTCGCAGTGAATGGATTAAGCCCACCAACATGTCGGTCGCTGCGAAATACGAGGCAGTCCCTCTCCCTACCGAGTGTGCACTCCAGGCGAACAGCATGGTTTTCCAGGTTGGGAAGAATTTGCAGCGTCTTGCTGAGGATGTTGAGGGAGAGATGCGGGAGGAAGCTGAGATGGAGGAAGAGAGGAGGCGGGCTCCAATCAGGCGCCGATACTCCCTCCCATCAGCTCGCCACTGCGTCTACGGCTCGGCGTCCAGCAAGCTCCATCGCGGTGCAAACTTCTACAACATGACGGCGTCCGGTTCGCCCAGGCTAGCCCGAGGCAGGGGCAAGCCCGAATGGCTGAAACTGCCGCCTGTTCCCGAGACATCGTGCCTGTCCCGCAGCCCGTCCCCAAATGAGCGGCAGTCTGAAAACACGCCAACAACGGCGATGTCTCCTCCACAGAGCCCCAAGTCATCGCCAGTCCCGAGTCCCCGTCTGCCAAAGAAAAGCCCAAGCAGAGTATTCTCCATGAAGGCTATGGGCGATTTACGGCCCTCAACCTGTCAGACCCAAACACGGCGGGTTTCCCACGAACCCGCCATCGCCAGCGGCTCCCACAAGCGTCCTTCCCTGAGAATATCACACACATGGGAAGGGAGGCCATCGAGCACAGTGCCTTCCTACTTGTTCAGATAA